The DNA window GAGTCCTGACACAAGACATTACATTATTGCCAGTTGTGtgtaaaatttaagttaaaacattaatatatttaattataaagaaCAGAATTTGAATGTGTAATAAATGAGTAGAGTCAACTCAAGTCAGTTGTGACTCAACTGCATCTTTGCAAGCAACTATATGGGTTGCTTTCAGTGGAGTGATCAGAATAACTCATCCTTACTGAATCAATTTTAGGATTCCATGTCAGTGGTCCTGTAAACTTGGGGTAAAATAAAGACTCTATGTAAGGAAtctggtttgattttctttttagtttataaTGCTTATGCAAAGGGGTAAGCTGAGAAGATACTTCCTTTTTGACCATTCTTGAAAAGTGACCCATAATGATTACTGAGATTAAACTTCagtgtattttataaaaaatattacttaCTTTCACAGAAGTGAAGAGATACAGTTGCACAATGGTGGTTACAATGGTAGAAATACCTATTGCCAATAAAATGTTAGcaagagatttaaaaatgacTGTACAGCACCGCATCAGAGAACTGTATAACAGcaaaatgattaataatattttctcatataaatAAGATCCTTAAatcttttttagaaataaatggggggaaagtgcttttttttttcctacttcctaccaaaatattttctgatgtgGAGCAAAAGACAGTAAAAAaatgacagttaaaaaaaaaaattcatgcattTAAGCCACCATTAATCTCTGACTCTAATATAAGGCAGATCATTAATCTTTTGTAAAACTATGACTTTAGCCATTTAACCTCATTTTAATGCTTTTCATGACAAGAACATGATAGGCCTTGTAAATTTAGGAGTTAATAAGATGTTTCCAACAGGTTAGTTTATACaggctcagatttttttttttttttcatttttttttttcagatgttttttgAAACACCAACTTTATAACAAAAAATGCTTTGGAGAAATGATGAAAGTTATTATAAAGGAAAACCAGAAGGGGTCCTATAGAGTTTATCACAGATGACACAGTTTAGATCAATGAACACAAATTACGTTTGCTTATGTGTCATCCTCAGTCTTAATGATGTGGAAAAGGGTGACATTGAATAGGACCTGGTGACCATTGTTCCAGGCATAAAGAGCTCTATCTCTTGCATTGTAGTCAAGCATGGATATGTGAAAGTACTGGTTATGAAAGGGAATGTCCGTGTACTCATATGTGGAGGTTTTGGTGGAATAGGAATAATACACCTTGGCTCCAGTTAAGTGGGAGTTGGTGACATACAGTGTCCCACAGATCATGAAGGATTCCCCCGCACTTCTCTTGGGATAGCCAGTGCTCCAGCTCTTCATTACCTCCAAGGTATCTTTGTTAAGTTGGCTGATGACAATATTGCCTGCATTCTGGTTAGTTGCATACACAGCCCACAGCCCGATTTCATCAGCCATTAGGTCGATGTCAGAGAACCCACCCCATGTGTAAGGGTAAACGTTGTGAAAACCAGCATACTCCAGGCTTCTTTGGGCAAGCACTCTCCCCATATCAAAGCTGTATTTGATGATGATGTTACTCTGATACTTGTTAAAATAGAGTGAGCCATTGTAGACAACGTGGTTAGTTCCTGCCCATTTGAAAGGGAGGTTGTATGTCCTCGATTCGGCCCCGCTGACAAAATCTGCAATTGATTTGTACTCACGGACAATTTTATTGTTAGTATAACTGTCCATGTACCAAacctggaaagaaggaaaaaatggagtAATTAAATTTTGAGAATTCCAAAATAAGGACAGTGAGAATCAGCGCATATTAATATTGTCATTCTCAGGCTCTGGAAGATTCTCTTACCACTTAACCTGCTGCAGTGTGATAGTACTGCAGGCTTTGGCAAAAGTAGTGACATGGTCTGTGTGGAAAGCAAACAACTAAATGTACTGCCTTGAAGTTGATTTGctttttgtcctttcattttttgttgttttaaaaattttttaccatTCAGTGCATATCACTGAGTGAATCAAACATATATCAATGCAAATCACATCACTTTGTTCATTTACCTGATCAATTTGATTAACTGCAAAAAACATCACGTTCAGAAAATTTATTTAGTCCATCCCTTGCTCTGAAAAATATATGGCTTAATTTTGCACATTcaacttatttttcctttatgtataCCACAGAACCTTCTAGTAATACTTGTTCATTGGACCAGCTTATAGGTACAACCaccttttaatgaaataattttactaatttaGCTACTAAACTTGCTTGGATGTAACCCGTGAGAATCCTAATGTATACTGAGTTCTGTAATAGAACATAAATGGAGCTATGGTAAGTCTCTAGTATATTGATTTTCATAATACAGGCATTGCCAAATACCCTCTatgctgttttctttaaaattacccCTAGATTCTAGGTATATTTTAGCTTGTTTAGTGAATTGGTTAGCTCTTGAGcttttttacttatttagtgtttttttttcacactaaGGAGCAAATTTTAGAAGGAATATACAGAAAATTTTGTATACTTGTAACTAGCCCTTTTCAAGCATAAAACAGGACCAACCAATAAAAAATTAGACTCACTATACTGATGAATTATAGGATAGAACATTTTACTAAAATAAGTTTGCCATGTATCTGTAGATATGTTAATATTATCaaactgaaaatatttgcaaatagtgTAACACTTTTCAAGTTGAAACTAAtatccctgaaaaaaaaatggatagtcTAGTAGGCATAAagcttaaataaaacataattctaagCAAAGGCATTTGAGGAAGCAACATactctgttatttttttcagatgctAAGGGATCTGTCATCCAAGCGCCAAATCGGGTTCCAGATGTCTTGATTGTAACTGGGCCTGTGATTTTCATCAATTTGCCACATGCTGAAATTAGAGTAACATGAACATGTTGGGTGAACATGGCCAATGATTCCAACACACATACTTACACCAAGAGCAAAGAAAGGAGtcctaaaacaaagcaaatagaATTAATATCACATTCTGAATAAATGATCATTCATGTTGGATGCTATGCATTTAACTATAATTTGAACCATGAGTAGTTGCTTTTTCAGTGCTCTAAATCTAAagtgtggaattttaaaatgggaaattatttatacaatctggaaggaaataaatgagGAACGTCATTATCATTATACCAGTTCAGCTGCTTCTTCTAAGTAAAGAAGTCagcaaaattaaattttccaTGACGCTGTTTACCTGATCATCAGCTTCCCTTCACCTGACCCTCTCTGCTCATGCTTTTAGACTTTGGACTATTTATGCAAGCCAGAAAGAACTCTGTTAAGTCGATTTTCAGTTTGTATTGGTAAATGAGCAGCTCCTGTGAAAGTTACATTTatagaatataataataaaaatgtaatcacAATCTACCTGAAAGACGTAGAGTTTTGAAAGGTAAATGCTTTGTGCAAGCCTGATAGAGCAGCCCTAAAGGTACAGggaaaaaatcccacaaaactCAAGCCCTCATACCCTGTAGTCCCATGCAGTGAAAGATGTAGAGTATCAATTGATGTAATACATGATAAAAAATTAGTGACTttcttgaaaaattatattttttatcacTCTATCTATGAATAAAATCTTAGGAAAAGCTTGGACTTCATAAATGCCAAAGTCTAAACCAAAAAGAAACCCAGGGATTTTGTGAGATTTTTACAacagaataatttaaaagtgaTTTATTGTACACATTGTGAAAGGCAGTATGAGTGCCTGTAAATGTTGACTTTTGGTCTAAACAAAGAAATTTTCCTATCCATTTATactccttttttctttgtgttctttttttacttaaaaaaaattgttctataTGGCCCGTGTTTCTTAGATCCTCCTCTGCCTATCCTTAGAACTGATAAATTTCTACTTAGTGCCTGTCAGTTCCTGTGTGTTTGGAAGGGAAATAACAGATCCCCAAAGCAAATAAAGGACAAAACTAATTGTAACTTAGGGcttattttgcttcatttttctctatgtGTGTTCCTCATAAGAATAATTTGTAACTGGCAGAATACTAAGCCATGCGGTTAGAAAGATGATGAACGATAACATATTTTGTGCTATTACTTCAGTGATAACTACACATTTAGTAATCTCCAACTTTTCATGAAACCTAAAccgaatatatttttttcttcttttttgaagaaactaGATGTGATagcatctttatatattttataaaaaggaattaCTTTATAACTTCCTAAGACCTGATAAACTGAGCAAATCAGAAGTCTTTATGGCATTATCTATATTGAATAGCAAGATCTTCAGTTAAACCTATTTAGAATATATTAGCTCAACTTGGTATAAACACATGAACAATATGTGAATAAAATAGTATCAGTTTGAactagaaaaaagtaaatgtatcCTGAAAGAATATAAGTTGCGTATATTCTCTGAATGCACTAAATAAGTGAAAGTAATATGATCTTTAATGATGGCctacataaatatttctaaattcacAATGGTAAGTGCATGAAAATTTAAACTATAAGTatattgaaataaatagaaagatatcgcTCCCCCTAAAAAACACCACAAATAAAATATGTGACTTTTTCCTTATGCatgaataataaatacttttgTTGAACAGAATACAAATAgcaaaaataggtaaaatatgaCAAGTAACTGGCTAAGATGATGGTGcttttatctcctttattttGCAAAATCTCATTAAAATGATAGTAAAGGAGTAAAACATGGGGGGGAAAACCCAAAGCAAAGAGAATGGTACAGAGCCATTAGTGGagaataaacttttctttttaaaatttatttatttatttatttatttatgtatttttggctgcgttgggtcctcgttgctgtgtgcaggttttctttagttgcagtgagcgggggctattttttgttgtggcgtgtgggcttctcattgtggtggctcctcgttgtggagcatgggctctaggcgtgcgggcttcagtagttgtaacacgcaggctcagtagttgtggcacgcaggctctagagtgcaggctcagtagttgcggcgcataggcttagttgctctgcgacatgtgggatcttcctggaccagggctccaatccgtgtcctctgcattggcaggtggattcttaacccctgcgccaccagggaaaccccactgcaccacaagggaagcccggagaagaaatttttaacaaatttctGGAAGGCAGAAAGTGATGGAGAGTGGTAGTTAAAGGTGTAGGATGAAATAAGATGCACTAGTGTCTAAGCAGAGGAGATAAGAGCTGAGGATGGAGCTGCTCTGCCTTGAAGGAAAGTAAGGGACACCTTGCCGTGACGTGCACGTGGTAGGAAAACTGATTAAATTAAAAGGATTTACCATACATATTATGACTCTTTACTGGAGCCTTGGGAGATAGGTATGTTTCCTATAAGTGGAGCATAGTTGGATTTCATAGTTGGATTTTTTAACCTAATGGGAAGAACCTTTGTCTTTTAACATAATATACTTGAGGACTATTGTAGGAAGCGGATCTTAGAGGACACGCAGCCTTGTCTTGCAAACAGTGTGGAGGAAAGAAGCCTGTAGCAGTTGCAAGGGTTACTGATACACTACACTGCTTAAAGTTGTCCTaggtcatttttattaaaatcgtCTTCGAagatggagtagaaggacgtgacctcactccctcttgcgagaacaccagaatcacaactaactgctgaacagtcgtcgatgggaagacactggaactcactaaaaaagataccccacatccaaagacaaaggaaaagccacaatgagactgTAGGAGGGGCGcattcacaataaaatcaaatcccataactgctgggtgggtgactcacaaactggagaacaattataccacagaagtccacccactagagtgaaggttctgagccccacgtcaggattcccaacctgggggtcccgCAATGGgcggaggaattcctagagaatcagactttgaaggcagcgggatttgattgcagaaaaagaattcagaatagtgatagtgaagatgatccaggaccttggataaagaatggaggcaaagatcaagaagatgcaagaaatgtttaacaaagacatagaagaattaaagaacaaacaaacagagatgaccaatacaataactgaaatgaaaactacactagaaggaatcaatagcagaataactgaggcagaagaacaggtaagtgacctggaagacagaatggtggaattcactgctgtggaacagaatagagaaaaaagaatgaaaagaaatgaagacagcctaagagacctctgggacaacattaaacgcaacaacatttgcattataagggtaccagaaggacaagagagagagaaaggaccagagaaaatatttgaagagattatagtcgaaaacttccctaacatgggaaaggaaatagccacccaagtccaggaaacacagagagtcccatacaggataaactcaaggagaaacacgccgagacacatagtaatcaaattggcaaaaattaaacaaaaagaaaaattactgaaagcagcaaggataaaatgacaaataacatacaaggaaactcccataaggttaacagctgatttctcagcagaaactctacaagc is part of the Balaenoptera musculus isolate JJ_BM4_2016_0621 chromosome 1, mBalMus1.pri.v3, whole genome shotgun sequence genome and encodes:
- the OLFM3 gene encoding noelin-3, which codes for MQAASNLLNLLLLSLLAGLDPSKTQISPKEGWQVYSSAQDPDGRCICTVVAPEQNLCSRDAKSRQLRQLLEKVQNMSQSIEVLNLRTQRDFQYVLKMETQMKGLKAKFRQIEDDRKTLMTKHFQELKEKMDELLPLIPVLEQYKTDAKLITQFKEEIRNLSAVLTGIQEEIGAYDYEELHQRVLSLETRLRDCMKKLTCGKLMKITGPVTIKTSGTRFGAWMTDPLASEKNNRVWYMDSYTNNKIVREYKSIADFVSGAESRTYNLPFKWAGTNHVVYNGSLYFNKYQSNIIIKYSFDMGRVLAQRSLEYAGFHNVYPYTWGGFSDIDLMADEIGLWAVYATNQNAGNIVISQLNKDTLEVMKSWSTGYPKRSAGESFMICGTLYVTNSHLTGAKVYYSYSTKTSTYEYTDIPFHNQYFHISMLDYNARDRALYAWNNGHQVLFNVTLFHIIKTEDDT